A genomic stretch from Ictalurus punctatus breed USDA103 chromosome 2, Coco_2.0, whole genome shotgun sequence includes:
- the aspdh gene encoding aspartate dehydrogenase domain-containing protein isoform X1: MKDMTDRSPPVRVGIVGYGHLGQFLVERIQKEGLEVGLGLAFVWNRNADKLSGSVPNDLVLTELSDFTHKNADVIVEVCHPQIVKDFGGRFLSHAHFLVGSPSALSDSQLNEELRLIAKQHGHTLYVPSGALWGGQDIQRLNDSGLLRALSVRMSKHPSCFRLAGNLRSDWSEREGRRVIFHGSVAELCPVAPNNVNTMAAAAIAASTLGFSGVTGEIVSDTALADYHLVEVEVTGSDGFSVKTVRRNPAKLGAVTGSATYSSFWSSLLVCKGHGGRVYLC; encoded by the exons ATGAAAG ACATGACTGACAGATCACCACCGGTAAGAGTCGGAATTGTGGGATATGGACATTTAG GTCAGTTCCTGGTGGAACGCATACAGAAGGAAGGTCTTGAAGTTGGACTCGGTTTGGCTTTTGTTTGGAACAGAAATGCAGACAAACTCAGTGGCTCAGTCCCTAACGATCTCGTACTGACCGAGCTCTCGGATTTTACGCACAA AAACGCCGACGTCATCGTGGAGGTCTGTCATCCACAGATAGTGAAAGATTTTGGCGGGCGATTCTTATCACATGCACACTTCCTG GTGGGCAGTCCCTCAGCTCTCTCAGATTCTCAGCTAAATGAGGAACTCCGACTCATAGCAAAGCAGCATGGACACACACTCTATGTGCCTAGTGGTGCATTATGGGGTGGGCAGGACATCCAGAGACTGAACGATAGTGGATTATTAAGA GCCCTGTCTGTCCGCATGTCAAAACACCCCTCTTGTTTTCGGCTGGCTGGAAACctgcgctctgattggtcagaaagagAAGGCCGGCGTGTGATTTTTCACGGTTCAGTAGCTGAACTCTGCCCGGTCGCCCCTAACAACGTGAACACCATGGCGGCCGCCGCCATCGCCGCATCGACACTGGGCTTCTCTGGAGTCACTGGAGAGATCGTGTCAGATACAGC TCTGGCTGATTATCACCTTGTGGAGGTGGAAGTGACCGGGTCGGACGGCTTTTCTGTGAAAACAGTGAGGCGTAACCCAGCCAAGCTGGGAGCAGTGACAGGCAGCGCCACCTACAGTTCTTTCTGGAGCAGCTTACTGG TTTGCAAAGGTCATGGAGGAAGAGTCTATCTGTGCTGA
- the aspdh gene encoding aspartate dehydrogenase domain-containing protein (The RefSeq protein has 2 substitutions compared to this genomic sequence) has product MTDRSPPVRVGIVGYGHLGQFLVERIQKEGLEVGLGLAFVWNRNADKLSGSVPNDLVLTELSDFTHKNADVIVEVCHPQIVKDFGGRFLSHAHFLVGSPSALSDSQLNEELRLIAKQHGHTLYVPSGALWGGQDIQRLNDSGLLKALSVRMSKHPSCFRLAGNLRSDWSEREGRRVIFHGSVAELCPVAPNNVDTMAAAAIAASTLGFSGVTGEIVSDTALADYHLVEVEVTGSDGFSVKTVRRNPAKLGAVTGSATYSSFWSSLLVCKGHGGRVYLC; this is encoded by the exons ATGACTGACAGATCACCACCGGTAAGAGTCGGAATTGTGGGATATGGACATTTAG GTCAGTTCCTGGTGGAACGCATACAGAAGGAAGGTCTTGAAGTTGGACTCGGTTTGGCTTTTGTTTGGAACAGAAATGCAGACAAACTCAGTGGCTCAGTCCCTAACGATCTCGTACTGACCGAGCTCTCGGATTTTACGCACAA AAACGCCGACGTCATCGTGGAGGTCTGTCATCCACAGATAGTGAAAGATTTTGGCGGGCGATTCTTATCACATGCACACTTCCTG GTGGGCAGTCCCTCAGCTCTCTCAGATTCTCAGCTAAATGAGGAACTCCGACTCATAGCAAAGCAGCATGGACACACACTCTATGTGCCTAGTGGTGCATTATGGGGTGGGCAGGACATCCAGAGACTGAACGATAGTGGATTATTAAGA GCCCTGTCTGTCCGCATGTCAAAACACCCCTCTTGTTTTCGGCTGGCTGGAAACctgcgctctgattggtcagaaagagAAGGCCGGCGTGTGATTTTTCACGGTTCAGTAGCTGAACTCTGCCCGGTCGCCCCTAACAACGTGAACACCATGGCGGCCGCCGCCATCGCCGCATCGACACTGGGCTTCTCTGGAGTCACTGGAGAGATCGTGTCAGATACAGC TCTGGCTGATTATCACCTTGTGGAGGTGGAAGTGACCGGGTCGGACGGCTTTTCTGTGAAAACAGTGAGGCGTAACCCAGCCAAGCTGGGAGCAGTGACAGGCAGCGCCACCTACAGTTCTTTCTGGAGCAGCTTACTGG TTTGCAAAGGTCATGGAGGAAGAGTCTATCTGTGCTGA
- the tmem86b gene encoding lysoplasmalogenase, whose protein sequence is MDILETYAFDRRQRRNTSCILFLFLLPFFASAALYFYLWIPESAPSILAAGVKAAPVLSLAFMVLSYNGGWSLLGVAGGLVMSAAGDTCLIWPHLFLLGMVCFALAHLLYSLSFLTSRYSSHASSSCGLYFLYLLLWGAGGGIYVYLLPFLQKSPDPDVYVPAVGGYALLIVLMATLAARTRHPLVLLGGLVFMVSDFTLALQQFKVIKHLDHGRHIVMTTYYLAQMLIAIGDVEASMAEQAEELHKWKKS, encoded by the exons atggACATTCTGGAGACATATGCCTTCGATAGGAGACAGCGCAGGAACACG TCCTgcattctgtttctttttctccttcctttCTTCGCTTCTGCAGCACTGTATTTCTACCTGTGGATCCCAGAATCTGCTCCATCCATCCTGGCTGCAGGTGTGAAGGCTGCCCCCGTGCTCTCATTGGCTTTCATGGTGCTCAGCTACAATGGAGGGTGGAGCCTGCTGGGCGTGGCTGGAGGGCTGGTGATGTCAGCGGCAGGAGACACCTGTCTCATCTGGCCACATCTTTTCCTCCtgg GAATGGTCTGCTTTGCTCTGGCCCACCTGCTGTACTCTCTTTCCTTCCTGACTTCACGTTATTCCTCTCATGCCTCTTCTTCCTGTGGCCTCTATTTCTTGTACCTCCTGCTCTGGGGAGCCGGTGGTGGAATTTACGTCTATCTCCTGCCCTTCCTCCAGAAGTCACCAGATCCTGACGTTTATGTTCCGGCTGTTGGAGGTTACGCGCTTCTCATTGTTCTGATGGCGACTCTTGCGGCACGAACGAGGCACCCGCTTGTTCTGCTAGGTGGCCTGGTCTTCATGGTGTCTGACTTCACCCTTGCACTTCAGCAATTCAAAGTCATTAAACATCTGGATCATGGCAGGCATATTGTCATGACAACGTACTACCTGGCCCAGATGCTGATCGCCATCGGTGACGTGGAGGCGTCGATGGCAGAGCAGGCCGAGGAGCTCCACAAATGGAAGAAGTCATAG